From a single Sinomonas atrocyanea genomic region:
- a CDS encoding aminotransferase class V-fold PLP-dependent enzyme: MSTVLSPTADAAELSARYPDALEPLAAVVGADLAAPLVTGGSVRYANLDYAASAPALAEVADHLTEVLPFYASVHRGAGYASQISTSVYENARGTVRAFAGARPDDAVVFTRNTTDSLNLLAGCVPPGLDVLYLDIEHHANLLPWQGRPHRSVVAADTVAETLERLGAELAHGGVGLLAVTGASNVTGEVLPLAELAALAHAHGARILVDAAQLAPHRRIDMAGDPGAVTGIDYLAFSGHKLYAPFGSGVLVGRPDWLDAGRPHLAGGGAVSEVRLESVAWATGPARHEAGSPNVLGAATLARAAEVLGALDPVAWTRHEEQLRAALVDGLEAIDGVGVHRLFADAPSAIGVVNFSIAGYDAGLAAAYLSAEHGIGVRDGRFCAHPALTRLGLPAGSLRASFGVGSRLEDVERLVAAVGQLVEAGLGIDYAVDAGRWVPARDTRPFPAWAPNTPGTAGAAPCSLGE; the protein is encoded by the coding sequence ATGAGCACTGTCCTGTCCCCCACCGCCGACGCTGCCGAGCTGAGCGCGCGGTACCCCGACGCGCTCGAGCCACTCGCCGCCGTCGTCGGCGCCGACCTCGCCGCGCCGCTCGTGACCGGCGGGAGCGTCCGGTACGCCAATCTCGACTACGCGGCCTCCGCCCCGGCGCTGGCCGAGGTCGCCGACCACCTCACCGAGGTGCTGCCCTTCTACGCGAGCGTGCACCGCGGCGCCGGCTACGCCTCGCAGATCAGCACGAGCGTCTACGAGAACGCGCGCGGAACCGTGCGCGCCTTCGCCGGGGCGAGGCCGGACGACGCGGTCGTGTTCACGCGCAACACCACCGACTCCCTCAACCTGCTCGCCGGCTGCGTCCCGCCCGGCCTCGACGTCCTCTACCTGGACATCGAGCACCACGCGAACCTCCTGCCCTGGCAGGGCCGCCCGCACCGCAGCGTCGTCGCCGCGGACACGGTCGCCGAGACGCTCGAGCGCCTCGGCGCAGAGCTCGCCCACGGCGGGGTGGGCCTCCTCGCCGTGACCGGGGCCTCCAACGTCACCGGGGAAGTCCTCCCCCTCGCCGAGCTCGCCGCCCTCGCCCACGCCCACGGGGCCAGGATCCTCGTCGACGCCGCCCAGCTGGCCCCGCACCGCCGGATCGACATGGCGGGGGACCCCGGAGCCGTCACGGGCATCGACTACCTCGCCTTCTCGGGCCACAAGCTCTACGCCCCCTTCGGCAGCGGCGTGCTCGTGGGCCGGCCGGACTGGCTCGACGCCGGCCGGCCGCACCTCGCCGGCGGCGGCGCCGTCAGCGAGGTCCGCCTCGAGTCCGTGGCCTGGGCCACCGGGCCGGCCCGGCACGAGGCCGGCTCCCCCAACGTCCTCGGCGCGGCGACGCTCGCCCGCGCCGCCGAGGTCCTCGGCGCCCTGGACCCCGTCGCGTGGACCCGCCACGAGGAGCAGCTGCGCGCCGCGCTCGTGGACGGCCTGGAGGCGATCGACGGCGTCGGCGTCCACCGCCTCTTCGCCGACGCGCCGTCGGCGATCGGCGTGGTGAACTTCTCGATTGCCGGCTACGACGCGGGCCTCGCGGCCGCCTACCTCTCCGCAGAGCACGGCATCGGCGTGCGGGACGGGCGATTCTGCGCCCATCCTGCCCTGACCCGGCTCGGGCTGCCGGCGGGCTCCCTGCGGGCCAGCTTCGGCGTCGGCTCCCGGCTCGAGGACGTCGAGCGGCTCGTGGCAGCGGTCGGGCAGCTCGTCGAGGCCGGGCTGGGCATCGACTACGCCGTCGACGCCGGGCGATGGGTCCCTGCCCGGGACACCCGGCCGTTCCCCGCCTGGGCGCCCAACACCCCGGGCACCGCGGGGGCGGCGCCGTGCAGCCTCGGCGAGTGA
- a CDS encoding class I SAM-dependent methyltransferase yields MGRGGPKFDDARRRELAGAFSAGGEHYERVRPGYPREAADWIVPDGARTAVDLGAGTGKFTELLVARGLAVTAVDPSADMLAQLAARLPSVTCVAAPAERTGLPDASTDVVVAAQAWHWFDPAAATREAARLLRPGGRAGLVWNQLDTRIPWVHRLSRIMHAGDVHKPDYHPPSGPELHGWEPLVIAWEDPTTPEGIVELTKSRSYYLRASEKNRRRVEDNLAWYLFEHLGHSAGEPLALPYITQAWRATEAPR; encoded by the coding sequence ATGGGACGGGGCGGGCCGAAGTTCGACGACGCGCGGCGGCGCGAGCTCGCCGGGGCGTTCTCCGCCGGCGGCGAGCACTACGAACGGGTCCGCCCCGGCTACCCGAGGGAGGCGGCCGACTGGATCGTCCCGGACGGCGCGCGCACCGCGGTCGATCTCGGGGCCGGCACCGGCAAGTTCACCGAGCTGCTCGTGGCCCGCGGCCTCGCCGTGACCGCCGTGGACCCGTCCGCGGACATGCTGGCCCAGCTCGCCGCCAGGCTCCCCTCGGTCACGTGCGTCGCTGCCCCCGCCGAGCGGACCGGGCTGCCGGACGCCTCCACGGACGTGGTGGTCGCCGCCCAGGCCTGGCACTGGTTCGACCCGGCGGCCGCGACCCGCGAGGCGGCCCGCCTCCTCCGTCCGGGCGGCCGCGCCGGGCTCGTGTGGAACCAGCTCGACACGCGCATCCCCTGGGTCCACCGGCTCTCGCGCATCATGCACGCCGGCGACGTCCACAAGCCGGACTACCACCCGCCGTCGGGCCCGGAGCTGCACGGCTGGGAGCCGCTCGTGATCGCCTGGGAGGACCCGACCACCCCCGAGGGCATCGTGGAGCTGACGAAGTCCCGCAGCTACTACCTGCGGGCCTCCGAGAAGAACCGGCGCAGGGTCGAGGACAACCTCGCCTGGTACCTCTTCGAGCACCTCGGCCACTCCGCTGGCGAGCCCCTCGCCCTGCCCTACATCACCCAGGCGTGGCGCGCCACGGAGGCACCGCGCTGA